A DNA window from Mucilaginibacter xinganensis contains the following coding sequences:
- the recR gene encoding recombination mediator RecR has protein sequence MNFSSRLLEDAVAEFAKLPGVGQKTALRLVLHLLNQDKSDVEKFSATISKLRNEIQFCRVCLNLSDHPVCEICSSPKRDHTLICVVEDTRDVMAIENTNQYNGVYHVLGGLISPMDGIGPSDLEVDSLLDRLKENDVKEIIFALSATMEGDTTIFYLDKRLKSFNITISTIARGIAFGGELEYVDEITLGRSIATRVPYTNSVSR, from the coding sequence ATGAACTTTTCATCAAGGTTGCTGGAAGATGCTGTGGCTGAATTTGCGAAATTGCCGGGAGTTGGTCAAAAAACTGCCTTACGCCTGGTTTTACACCTGCTTAACCAGGATAAGAGTGATGTAGAAAAGTTCAGCGCCACCATTAGCAAGCTGCGCAACGAGATCCAGTTTTGCCGGGTTTGTTTAAACCTCTCCGATCATCCTGTATGTGAGATCTGCTCATCGCCAAAACGCGACCACACCCTGATATGTGTAGTGGAAGATACGCGCGATGTAATGGCTATTGAGAATACGAACCAATATAACGGCGTATATCACGTACTGGGCGGCTTAATATCTCCTATGGATGGGATCGGCCCGTCAGATCTTGAGGTAGATTCATTGCTCGACCGTTTAAAAGAAAACGATGTAAAGGAAATTATTTTTGCCCTTAGCGCAACAATGGAAGGCGACACCACTATTTTTTATTTAGATAAGCGCTTAAAATCTTTTAATATCACCATCTCTACCATTGCCCGCGGGATAGCTTTCGGCGGCGAGCTGGAATATGTAGATGAGATCACTTTAGGGCGGTCTATTGCTACCCGGGTGCCCTACACCAATTCTGTTTCAAGGTAA
- a CDS encoding glycosyltransferase family 2 protein, producing the protein MMKLSVIIVNNNTRILLKQAIASIINTCKNIDYEMIIVDNNSTDHSLDMLANNFPQLQVIANESNVGIAKANNQALALCTGEYILMVSADTITVSDAVEKMITFMDEHPDAGGMGIRMLSPQGRFLPESIHGLNSTWGTFLKLIGFAKNLSKTRLYDRHRKDWVEEFKVTETDILNRACMMLRRSALSEIGTFDERFFMFGADIDLSYRLRLAGFKNYYFPKTYIINFESSQLEKFSWDYVRYYYGAMLLFALKYLVRVPEINVKGIPQLFPSTYQVK; encoded by the coding sequence ATGATGAAGCTATCCGTAATTATTGTAAATAACAACACGCGCATACTGCTTAAACAAGCAATAGCTTCGATAATAAACACCTGCAAAAATATTGATTATGAGATGATTATAGTAGATAACAACTCTACAGATCATTCCCTTGATATGCTTGCCAACAATTTCCCTCAATTACAGGTTATTGCCAATGAAAGTAACGTTGGGATAGCAAAGGCAAACAACCAGGCGCTGGCGCTTTGCACAGGGGAGTATATTTTAATGGTCAGTGCGGATACAATAACCGTCAGCGATGCTGTTGAAAAGATGATAACATTTATGGACGAGCACCCGGATGCCGGTGGAATGGGGATAAGAATGCTCAGTCCGCAGGGGCGTTTTTTGCCGGAGTCTATTCACGGGTTAAACAGCACCTGGGGTACATTTTTAAAACTCATCGGCTTTGCAAAAAACCTGTCAAAAACTAGGCTCTATGACCGCCACCGTAAAGATTGGGTGGAAGAATTTAAAGTAACGGAAACTGATATACTGAACCGGGCCTGCATGATGCTGCGCAGATCGGCTTTGAGTGAAATCGGAACCTTTGATGAACGCTTCTTTATGTTCGGCGCTGATATTGATCTGTCATACCGTTTAAGGCTGGCGGGTTTTAAAAACTACTACTTCCCTAAAACATACATTATTAACTTTGAGAGCAGTCAGCTGGAAAAATTTAGCTGGGATTACGTCAGGTACTATTATGGCGCTATGCTGCTATTTGCCCTTAAGTATTTGGTAAGGGTACCTGAAATTAACGTTAAGGGCATCCCGCAATTGTTCCCGTCAACTTACCAGGTCAAATAA
- a CDS encoding SDR family oxidoreductase, producing the protein MNLTNKVVIITGASSGIGKSLAAEFAKRGANLVLGARHFVNLCTITQQLEQQYKIKAIAVQCDVTIEDDCELLIKQALVTFERVDILVNNAGISMRALFNDTDVKVLKSVMDVNFWGTVYCTKYALPEILKTRGSIVGVSSIAGYKGLPGRSGYSASKFAMNGFLDALRVENLKTGVHILTACPGFTASNIRNTALDKEGNEQRESTLNEQSMMTSDEVAKIIVNGVENRARTLIMTGQGKLTVLISKFFPKLLDKLVYNTLAKERNSLLK; encoded by the coding sequence ATGAACTTAACCAATAAAGTAGTAATAATTACCGGTGCTTCTTCAGGAATAGGTAAATCACTTGCCGCAGAATTTGCAAAACGTGGTGCAAACCTGGTTTTAGGGGCCCGGCACTTTGTGAATTTATGCACCATAACACAACAGCTTGAACAGCAATATAAAATAAAAGCGATAGCCGTACAATGCGATGTAACCATTGAAGATGACTGTGAGCTTTTAATTAAGCAGGCGCTGGTTACTTTTGAACGCGTTGATATCCTGGTAAACAACGCAGGGATTTCTATGCGGGCATTGTTTAATGATACCGATGTTAAAGTTTTAAAATCAGTAATGGACGTAAATTTTTGGGGCACAGTATATTGCACCAAATACGCCCTGCCCGAGATCTTAAAAACCAGGGGCAGTATAGTGGGGGTTTCATCAATCGCGGGATATAAAGGCTTGCCCGGCCGGTCGGGGTATTCGGCATCAAAATTTGCGATGAATGGCTTCCTGGATGCGTTAAGGGTTGAAAACCTGAAAACGGGCGTACATATTTTAACGGCCTGCCCCGGTTTTACGGCATCAAATATCCGAAATACCGCTTTAGATAAAGAAGGTAACGAACAAAGAGAAAGTACGTTAAATGAACAAAGCATGATGACCAGCGATGAGGTAGCAAAAATCATCGTCAACGGAGTTGAGAACAGGGCGCGAACGTTAATTATGACAGGCCAGGGAAAACTAACCGTTTTGATCAGTAAATTTTTTCCGAAGCTGCTGGATAAGCTGGTTTACAATACGCTGGCTAAGGAAAGAAACTCTTTGTTGAAATAA